One genomic segment of Coffea arabica cultivar ET-39 chromosome 6e, Coffea Arabica ET-39 HiFi, whole genome shotgun sequence includes these proteins:
- the LOC140010015 gene encoding uncharacterized protein isoform X1, translated as MGNKHSSTSIVCLSGQSVGLRATESGEDVELRMAKAKLREHNPDPQINEIKFCRHELLRVAEHLRCAPDYFFTVDGNPTNLKVSQGDLMDSKFVATVDNNEVKVHRLKDGDVPRNRNSLDLEKIRDDVVRGCYNWNMGSGTISHSTAEASSSSYPKRHGK; from the exons ATGGGTAATAAACACAGTTCGACATCAATTGTTTGTCTATCCGGCCAATCTGTCGGTTTGAGGGCCACTGAAAGTGGCGAGGATGTAGAGCTACGTATGGCCAAGGCTAAGTTACGAGAGCACAATCCAGACCCTCAAATTAATGAAATAAAGTTCTGCAGGCATGAATTGCTGCGTGTCGCTGAACATTTGCGTTGTGCTCCAGATTACTTCTTCACAGTAGATGGCAATCCAACTAACTTGAAGGTCTCGCAGGGCGATCTTATGGACTCTAAATTTGTTGCCACCGTTGACAATAACGAAGTAAAGGTGCATAGGTTGAAGGACGGTGATGTACCAAG GAATCGTAATAGCCTGgatttggaaaaaataagagACGATGTTGTTCGCGGTTGCTATAATTGGAATATGGGTTCAGGAACTATTTCG CACTCCACGGCAGAAGCTTCCTCTAGTTCATACCCGAAGAGGCATGGCAAATGA
- the LOC140010015 gene encoding uncharacterized protein isoform X2, which produces MGNKHSSTSIVCLSGQSVGLRATESGEDVELRMAKAKLREHNPDPQINEIKFCRHELLRVAEHLRCAPDYFFTVDGNPTNLKVSQGDLMDSKFVATVDNNEVKVHRLKDGDVPSTPRQKLPLVHTRRGMANEGPKNLREVSDSNLQ; this is translated from the exons ATGGGTAATAAACACAGTTCGACATCAATTGTTTGTCTATCCGGCCAATCTGTCGGTTTGAGGGCCACTGAAAGTGGCGAGGATGTAGAGCTACGTATGGCCAAGGCTAAGTTACGAGAGCACAATCCAGACCCTCAAATTAATGAAATAAAGTTCTGCAGGCATGAATTGCTGCGTGTCGCTGAACATTTGCGTTGTGCTCCAGATTACTTCTTCACAGTAGATGGCAATCCAACTAACTTGAAGGTCTCGCAGGGCGATCTTATGGACTCTAAATTTGTTGCCACCGTTGACAATAACGAAGTAAAGGTGCATAGGTTGAAGGACGGTGATGTACCAAG CACTCCACGGCAGAAGCTTCCTCTAGTTCATACCCGAAGAGGCATGGCAAATGAAGGACCAAAAAATCTACGTGAAGTTTCAGACTCCAACCTGCAGTAG